The DNA window CTGGCCCGACGTTCGCGCCCGGCTGACGGCCCGGCTCGAAGCGGCGTGACCAGAATGGGAGTCTCCCGGGTGCCTTGTTCGTTGGGATGGCAGAGAATAGGGATCCACGCGGGACCCGGACGTGCCGTCGAAAGGGACGAAGCATGAAAAAGATCAGGGCCTACCAGGCCGGCGGCGTCGTCGCGGGTCTGCTTCTGTGGTGGATCCTGCCCGGCTTCATCGGCGCGATCGTCGGGGTCCTCGTGATCATCGCCGCCGTCGCCGCACCGGCGATCGGCTACGCGATGCTCGACCCGTCGCAGCGCCGCCGCCTGGACCGGCTCCGGGAGCGCAAGCAGATCTAGGACGCGAGGAAGAACAGCGTCGCCAGGGTCACCGGCAGCGGTCGTTCCATATTCGACATGTGTCCGGCGCCCGGGAGGTCGATCCGGGTCGACCTCGGGATGAACGTGTCGAGCGCGGTCGACGCTGCCTGGAACTCGGGCTCGTCGAGCGTGCCGATCAGCACCAGCGTCTTCGCCCGCACCTGACCGAGCCGGGAGAACGTCGGCGGCCGGATCTGGAACGCGGGATTGAAGAACAGGCTGCAGTCGCAGCCGCCGATGATCTTCTCCAGCTGCGGCCGCACCTTCGGGTCGCCGAACGAGGTAGCGAACAAGGGGTCGCGCAGCCAAGCCCGCAGGGCGGCGGCGCGGCCCTGCTGCTTGTCGATCTCGAGGTAGGTCGGGATGCGCTGCAGGACGTTCGGTGTCGGGTAGGCGAACCCGTTGATGCCGCTGTCGATCAGCACCAGCTTCGCGACTCGTTCGGGACGGGTCGCCGCGACCTCGGTCACCGCGTTGCCGCCGAGGGACTGGCCGACGAGGTGGGCCCGGTCGATGCCGAGCGCGTCCATGAACCCGACGACGTTGTCGTGCAGGCCGACCGGCGCGGTGACCGGGTCGGACCTGCCGTGGCCGCGCAGGTCGAAGCGGTAGGTGAGGAACGTCGAGGCCAGGACGCCGAACTGCTGGTCCCACATGCGGTGGTCGAGGCTCAGCCCGTGCACGAGGATCACCGGGGTCCGGTGCGCGGCGTGCCGCGGGCCCTTGACCTCGTAGAACAACCGGGCGCCGTCGACCTCGACGTAGCCGGAGCGATGGATGGACGGGGCGGCCTCGGCGGCGGCCGGCACGAGCGTGGCCAGCAGAAGAGCGGCGAAGGCGGTGGCGAGCAGGCGAGCGATCACGGCACCGATGGTCGTCGCGGACGACCGCCGTCGGCATCGGCAGCGGCTGCCTAACTCACCCGACGAGGCTGCCTAGGCCGTGTCTCTTGACTATCGCCTGACGCGCGACACCTCGCATCCCGCCTGGCCGCGGTCCAGTTCGTCACCCAGAGGACAAACTATGAATTCCTCCTGCACCACGCCCAGCCGGGCGCGAGGCGCCGCGCGCCATCGCGCTACGCGCGATGACCGACGCTACTCAAGAGACACGGCCTAGCTCAGCGACTGGATCAGAGACTCCTGGACCCAGCCGAGCCACACGTACACGCCGTAGACGTGGCGGCGGGGATCCTCCTCGGGGAGCTTCTCCCACGCGTCCTCGTCGTCCTGCTCCACACCCAGCCGCGTACCCAGGGCGAGCCGCAGGTCGGTGAACGTGCGCAACCAGGACTGGGTCTCCTCCGGGTTCAGCGACACCGTCACCTGGTCGGAGTACTCCGGGTCGCCGAGCGACTCCAGCACGAGCTCGGCGTTCTTCACCTTGCCGTCGCGCAGCCCGCGCTCGGTGAACCGGCGGAAGTCGCCCGCGGACTCGTCGTCGTCCTCGTACGCCGTCGGGAACAGCCGTTGGAGGACGGCGTCCTCGGGCGGCTCGGGCGAGCCCAGGTCGCCGACGATCGCGGCCAGGGAATCCTCCGCGACCTCCGACCGGCGCGGCGGTACGTCGTCGTAGATGAGCTCGACCAGCTCGCCGACCAGCCCGCGCAGCAGCCGGACCTCGTCGGCGACGAACGTCGCGGACACCACCCCGTGCCGCGACCGGAAGCCAGTCGTCATCTCACCTCATGCCTTTTCGGAGCCGGTCTTCTGCAGTGTCGCCCATAGACCGTAGCCGTGCAGGGCCTCGACGTCGCGCTCCATCTCCTCGCGGCTGCCGCTCGACACGATCGCCTTGCCCTTCTTGTGGACGTCCATCATCAGCTTCTCGGCCTTCTTCTTGGAGTAGCCGAAATAGCTCTGGAAGACGTACGTCACATAGGACATCAGGTTGATCGGGTCGTTCCAGACGATCGTGACCCACGGCAGGTCCGGCAGGACGACGTCATCGACCTCTGGCTCGTCCAGCTCGACAGGTGCGGTGCTCACGGTGAACTATCGTGTCACGACCCCATCAAACGTGCCGGACTACCCTTCTGCCATGGGACGGGTCACATCGCTGCTCACCGACCAGTACGAGCTCACCATGCTCCGGTCGGCCCTGCAGAGCGGCACGGCCGATCGGCACGCGGTCTTCGAGGTCTTCGGCCGCCGGCTGCCTGACGGGCGGCGGTACGGCGTGGTCGCCGGCACCGGCCGGCTGCTCGAGGCGCTGGAGCATTTCCGCTTCGACGAGTCCGTTCTCGCCTACCTGCGCGAGCGCGAGATCGTCGACGAGCGGACGGCCGCATGGCTCGCCGACTACCGGTTCGGCGGCGACATCTGGGGCTACCCGGAGGGGGAGTGCTACTTCCCGGGCTCGCCGATCCTCGTCGTCGAGGGGACGTTCGCCGAGGCTGTCCTGTTGGAGACGTTGGCGCTGTCGATCCTCAACCACGACACGGCGATCGCCTCGGCCGCGTCCCGGATGGTGGTCGCGGCCGCGGACCGGCCGATCATCGAGATGGGCTCGCGGCGTACGCACGAGCGGGCGGCGCTGGCATCGGCGCGGTCGGCATACCTCGCAGGCTTCGCGTCCACCTCCAACCTCGAGGCGGGCCGGCTGTACGACATCCCGACCCGCGGGACCAGCGCGCACTCGTTCACGCTGCTGCACGACACCGAGCAGGCGGCGTTCGAGGCGCAGGTCGCCGCGCTCGGCGCCGGGACGACGCTGCTGGTGGACACGTACGACGTGCACGCCGGCGTCGCCGCGGCGGTCGAGGCCGCGGGGCCGTCGTTGGGGGCGGTACGCATCGACTCCGGCGACCTGCTGATGCTCGCGCACGACGTTCGCGCTCAGCTCGACTCGCTCGGCGCCACGAAGACGCGGATCGTCGTCAGCGGTGACCTGGACGAGTACGCGATCGCCAGCCTGCGCGCCGCGCCAGTCGACGCGTACGGCGTCGGCACCTCGGTCGTGACCGGCAGCGGGGCGCCGACGGCGGAGCTCGTCTACAAGCTGGTGGCGCGGTCGGAGTCGTCCGACGCGTCCTCGCCGATGGTCGGGGTGGCGAAGCGCTCGGCCGGCAAGCCCACGCACAAGGGCCGCAAGTGGTCGCTTCGGCGGCTGGACGAGAACGACATCGCCACGGGTGAGGTGATCTCGACCCGTTCAGTGCCGGAGGGCGACGCGAACGACCGGCCGCTGCTCGTCCAGTTCGTCAAGGCCGGCGAGGTGATCTGGACCGAGCCGCTCTCGGCCGCACGCGAGCGGCACGCCCGCTCGCTCGCCGAGCTGCCGCCGACGGCGCTGAAACTGTCCCGGGGCGAGCCCGCCCTGCACACGACCTACGAGGACTCCTGACGATGACTCGCGCGCTGATTGTGGTGGACGTACAGAACGACTTCTGCGAGGGCGGGAGTCTCGCGGTGAACGGCGGGGCGGAGGTCGCGTTCGACATCGGCAACCTGCTGCGGACGTGGCACGAGGCGTCGCTGGTGGAGCGGGAGTACGACTTCGTGGTCGCCACGCGCGACCACCACGTCGACCCTGGCGCGCACTTCTCGGCGACGCCCGACTACGTCGACACCTGGCCGCCGCACTGCGTGGCCGGGACCGACGGCGCCGGCTTCCACCCGAACCTCGACCCGCAGCCGTTCGACGCGGTGTTCAGCAAGGGCGAGCACGCGGCGGCGTACTCGGGCTTCGAGGGCTTCGCGCAGGACGGCTCGGGGTTGGCGGCGTGGCTGCGGGAGCGCTCGGTCGACGCGGTCGACGTGGTGGGGATCGCGACCGACCACTGCGTGCGGGCGACGGCGGTCGACGCGGCGCGCGAGGGCTTCCAGACGACGGTCCGGTTGGAGCTCACCGCGGGCGTGGCGCTGGCCTCGACCGAGGCGGCCCTGACCCAGATGCGCGAGACCGGCTGCGTGCTGGTGGGCGCCCCGATCGTGCGCCCGTAGGCTTCCTGTCGTGCTGAGGATCGATCGGACCACGTACGAGGCCATCGTCGCGCACGCTCGCAAGGACCACCCTGACGAGGCGTGCGGGATCGTCGCGGGCCCGGAGGGCTCGGACCGGCCGGAGCGGTTCGTGCCGATGGAGAACGCCGAGCGGTCGCCGACGTTCTTCCGGTTCGACCCGCAGGAGCAGTTCAGGGTCTGGCGGGACCTCGACGACCGCGACGAGGAGCCGGTGGTGATCTACCACTCGCACACGGCGACCGAGGCGTACCCGTCGCGGACCGACATCTCCTACGCCTCCGAGCCGGGCGCGCACTACGTCGTAGTGTCGACCCGCGCGGACGAGGGGCAGGGGCCGGTGGAGTTCCGGTCGTTCCGCATCGTGGACAGCGTGGTCACAGAGGAAGACGTCGAAGTCGTCCCACCGACCTGACGGAATGAGACGCCCCGTTCGCGTGGTTCCCTTTAACGAGAGCCCGTCCGACCGACCACCTGGAGTAGCTCGCATGGCCATCGAGGTTCGCATCCCGACCATCCTCCGCACGTACACCGGCGGCTCCAAGGTCGTCGAGGCCGACGGCGCGACGCTCAAGGAGCTGCTGGACGACCTGGACGCCAAGCACGCGGGGCTGCGCGGCCGGCTCGTCGAGAACGACGACCTGCGCAAGTTCGTGAACGTGTACGTCAACGACGAGGACGTCCGTTTCCGCGGCGGTCTCGGCGCTGCGCTCTCCGACGGAGACGTGATCACGGTTCTCCCGGCCGTCGCGGGCGGCTGAGCCTTGCGGTTCGACTCGCTCCTCGACGCGATCGGGCAGACTCCGCTGGTCGGGCTGCCGAAGTTCGCGCCCGCGGAGAACGTTCGGATCTGGGCCAAGCTCGAGGACCGCAACCCGACCGGCTCGGTGAAGGACCGCGCGGCGCTTCGCATGGTCGCCGAGGCCGAGAAGGAGGGGCGGCTCCGCCCGGGCGCGACGATCCTCGAGCCGACGTCCGGCAACACCGGCATCTCGCTGGCGATGGCCGCGAAGCTCAAGGGCTACCGGCTGGTCTGTGTGATGCCGGAGAACACCTCCGAGGAACGCCGCCAGCTGCTGCGCATGTGGGGCGCGGAGATCGTCTCGTCCCCGGCCGCGGGCGGCTCGAACGAGGCCGTACGCGTGGCGAAGGGGCTCGCCGAGGAGCATCCGGACTGGGTGATGCTCTACCAGTACGGCAACCCGGCCAACGCGCTCGCGCACTACGAGGGCACCGCGCCGGAGATCCTCGCCGACCTGCCGTCGGTGACGCACGTCGTCGCCGGGCTGGGGACGACGGGGACGCTGATGGGGGTCGGACGCTTCTTCCGCGAGAACCAGCCCTCGGTCAAGATCGTGGCGGCCGAGCCGCGTTATGGCGAGCTGGTCTATGGGTTGCGCAACCTGGACGAGGGCTTCGTGCCGGAGCTGTACGACGCCCGGCTGATCGACTCGCGCTTCTCGGTGGGGCCGCGCGACGCCGTGCGCCGGGTGCGCGAGCTGCTCGAGCTGGAGGGCATGTTCGTCGGCATCTCGACGGGCGCGGTGCTGCACGCCGCGATCGCCCAGGCCCACTTGGCCGCGAAGGCAGGAGAGCGCGCCGACGTCGTGGCGATCGTCGCGGACGGCGGCTGGAAGTACCTCTCGACCGGCGCGTACGAGGGCACCCTCGACGCCGCCGAGGACACCCTCGAAGGCCAGCTCTGGGCCTGAGCCCTTCCCCGTAACGGTTTCGATCCGGTCGAGGGCCCCATTTCCGACTCGTTCGCGTCGGTTTCCGATCGCCAGAACGCGACGACCCGTACGCTTTCGCCCATGGCAGACGCGCCGATCGGGATCTTCGACTCGGGCTTCGGCGGCCTGACGGTCGCGCGGGCGGTCCTCGACCAGCTCCCGCACGAGCCCGTGCTCTACCTTGCCGACACCGCGCGCTACCCGTACGGCGAGAAGCGGATCGCCGACGTTCGCAAGTACGCCCTGGAGAGCCTCGACCACATGGTCGACCGGGGAGTCAAGCTGCTGGTCATCGCGTGCAACTCCGCCAGCGCCGCCGTACTCCGCGACGCCAGGGAGCGCTACGACGTCCCCGTGGTCGAGGTGATCCTGCCCGCCACCCGACGGGCCGTCGCCGCCACCCGCAGCGGCCGGGTCGGCGTGATCTGCACCGAGGCGACCGCGACCGCGATGGCGTACAACGACGCGTTCGCCGCCGCCCCGCAGGTCACGCTCTCCACGCGGGCCTGCCCGCGGTTCGTGCCGTTCGTCGAACGTGGCCTCACCAGCGGACCCGAGCTGCTCCAAGCGGCCCACGAGTACCTCGACCCGCTCGCCGAAGTCGGCATCGACACGCTCGTGCTCGGGTGCACGCACTACCCGCTGCTCACCGGCGTGATCTCGTACGTGATGGGCGACGGCGTCACGCTCGTCTCCAGCGCCGACGAGACCGCCAAGGAGGTCTACGCCCGCCTCGTCGGCGAGGGCCTGGAACGACCCGCCGATCTGCCCGAGCCGCGACATCGGTTCCTCACCACGGGGGATCCCGACTCCTTCATGCAGATCGGCGGCCGCTTCCTCGGACCGGAGATCCGGTTCGTCGAGGAGCTGCCATGAGGCTGACCGTCATCGGCAGCTCCGGCTCGTTCCCCGGCCCGAACTCCGCCGCCTCCTGCTACCTGGTCGAGTCGTTCGACCCCGAGCCGTACCGCCTCGTCCTCGACCTCGGCAACGGCGCGCTCGGCCCGCTCGCCAGCTGCACCGACATCTACGGCATCGACGCGGTCGCGCTCACCCACCTGCATCCCGATCACTGCATCGATCTGTGCGCGTACTACGTCGCGCGCAAGTACCACCCGAACGGTGCCCAGCCGCAGGTTCCCGTCTTCGCCCCGACGGGCGCGGCGGACCGGATGGCCACCGCTTACGGGCTGCCGCTCAAGCCCGGCATGCGCGAGGAGTTCGACTTCCAGAACTGGGTCGGGGGAGAGAAGATCCGGCTCGGCCCGTTCCTCGTGACCGTCGCGCCGATGGCCCACCCGGTCGAGGCGTACGCGATCCGGGTCGAGCAGAACGGGCGAACGCTGGTCTACTCCGGCGACACCGGCCCGACCACGGCGCTCGTCGACCTCGCCCGCGGCGCCGACCTGCTGCTCACCGAGGCCTCGTTCCTCGAGGGCGACGACAACCCGCCCGACGTGCACCTCACCGGTCGCGAGGCCGCCGAGCACGCGACGCTCGCGGGCGTACGACGGCTCGTGCTGACCCACATCCCGCCCTGGCACGACCCGCTCCGCGTGCTGGCGGACGCGCGGCCCGCGTACGACCACCCGATCGAGCTGGCCAAGCCCGGCGCCACGTACGACATCTGACCGTGCCCACCATTGCTGGCGCGGCGCTGGCGTAGGGCGTCCGGAACCGGATGGTTCGCTGACGCGGGTCTTTCGGTCATGACCGGTTAGGCCTACCGTCGGCGGGCATGGAGCTCCCTCGAAGGACAGTGCTCGGCGCTGCCGGGCTCGGTGCTGCTGGACTCGTTCTCGGCACCGGAACGACCGCGAGCGCGGACGCGACCGTGTGGACCACGCGCGCGAAGTTCGACGCGCTCGACAACGGGTTCAACAACGGCAACGGTCGCAAGACCGAGCTGAACGAGGACCGCGCCGCGCTCGGTTGGGGTGAGGCGTACATCCTCCAGGCCTACCTGCTGATGTGGGAGGCCTACCGGGACCCCTACTACCTCGACAAGGCGGTCGACCACCTCGACCACGTGCTCGCCTCCCGCGACACCGAACGCGGCGTCGGCGACTGGCGCGGGCAGTCGCTGCCCGGGTGGCGCGCGTACTGGCCCTACTCCGCCGGCGACCTGATCCTGCGCGACGCGCAGGGAAGGCCGACGATGCGGATCCGGTCGGCCTGTGCGTTCGCCGAGAGCATGCACGTCACGGTCTCGGCCGGCACGACGCCGGGCACGTTCAAGATCCAGACGCACCACGACATGTACGGCAGGGACAACACGCACGACAACCTGACGATGGACCCGGCCAGCCCGAACTACGCGGTGCGCCGGATCAACGACGGGTTCAGCGGCGCCAAGGACCAGCTCACCGCGAAGGACCTCCGGCCGACCCCCGACGCCGCGGGCGAGCCGGTCCCCGTCGTGGACACGCTGCACTCGTCGTACTTCCACTCCTCCGTCCACACGGGGCAGATCACCTACCCGTTCGCCTGGTTCGCGCGGATCGTCCGTACGACGCCGAAGCTGAACGCGTCGCGCCGCTACCGCGCGAAGGCCACCGAGTACTTCGAAGCGGCCGACGCCGCGGTCGCGATCCACGACGAGGAGTACCTGCGCACCGCCGAGGGCGCCGGCTACTACGGCTACCTGCGCGGCGTGCCCACCAACCTCGACGGCTCGGATCTGCCGCACAACTACAGCACGTCGGTGGCCCGGACCTACCTCGAGCTTGCGATGGCGGGGCGTCGTCCGTGGCACCGGCAGCGCGCGGCGGAGCTCGTCCGCGACTTCGTCACCGACCTGCAGCGCAAGGACGACGGCACGGTGTCGTGGACGTACTACCGGTCGAACGGCCTTTGCTACAACGGCTGGACGCGCGCGGACGACGTCTCCGACAACTTCCCCGTCCGCGGTCCGAGCCGAGCCAAGGAGGACGTGTCGCACGCCCACGTCGACGTGACGATGGCGGCCGTGGCCTACCGCGCCCGGGTCGGCATCGGCGCCGACGACATGACGCGGTTGTACAAGGCGCTGACGCAGAAGGTGATGGTGACCGCGCCGGACGGGCGGCCGACCGTGACGCAGTTCGTCGACGGGAGCGGGTCGAAGGCGATGCTCGCGTACGAGACGATGGCGCCCACCTGGCTCGGCGTGGCCTCGTTCGGCGACACGGCGGCGGCGATCTCGGCGGCGGCCGCGCGGATGGCGGTCAACGACCCGGCGCCAGAGGTGATCCCGATCTACTCGACGGCGTATCTCAACTGGGCGGCGAGGACGGGGGCTCGGCTGCGCTGAGCTCGTCGAGCAGCGCCAGGTCCGCCTCGAGGTGGGCGCGCCCGTTCGCCATCAGCGCGGCGACGAGGGAGGCGTTCGGCAGCGAACGCTTGGCCTCGGTGCCCTTCTCCCACACGCGGAGCTCCTCCCGGAGCCGGTCGCGCAGAGCGTGCAGTTCCTCGACCGGAAGTGGATCGGCGAACGTGAGCAGCGTGTAGAGCCCGCGGGGATAGCTGCCGCGCAGGTCCTGCCAGCCGTCCCGGAGCAGGAGGCGCAGCTCGGACCGGCCGGCGTCGGTGAGGCGGTACGTCGTGCGGGCCGGCGTGGAGGCGTCCTCGACGATCTCCGCGTGGCCGGCGCGTTCGAGGCTGCCGAGCGCGTGATAGACCGAGCCGCGCTTGACGTCGGTCCACAGCTCGGCCTCGCTGGTCTCGAGCCAGCGGCGGATCTCATACCCGTGCTTCGGCCCGTCGGCGAGCAGCCCGAGTACGAGGATCCTGGTGGCGGCGCTCATGCGTGCGCGGGCTCGGACAGCTTGGTCATGACGAACCAGCATGACGGACCGCCGTACCCGAACGTCGTCGGCCTCTCGACCCGCACGCCGTGTCGCCGCTCGTCGGCGGCGTCCATCCAGGCGGTGTCGAAGTCGCAGAAGGTGCGGAGCAACTCCGGCACGCCCTCGGCGACGAGGAGCCGCTGGTAGTAGCAGCCGCGAACGACGGAGATGTAGCCGTGCTCGTCGTCCTGCGGGCGGTCGAACGTGAACGCCCTGCCGAAGAAGTGCGCCTCGCGCCTCTTCGACTCCTCGCGGAGAACGTCCACGGGGTTGGCGGAGGCGTCGAGTGCGGCGGCGGTCTGGTCGCGTACCCAGGCGTAGAACGGGTCGAGGAACGCGTGCCGGAACGCCTCGACCGACTGCTCCTGGTCGTGGGTCTCGCGCAACTGCCGGAAGCCGGCGATCGAGAGCGCGGTGAACCAGAGGATGCCGAGGCCCGGCTCGTCGACGGCGGTGTGCCGCTGCCGTTCGACGATCTCGGTGGCCGTGGCGACGACCGCGTCGGGGTCGGGTGGGGCGAGCGCCGCCAGGAACGGCGAGCTGAACCAGGTCACTTCGGAAGGAATCATGAGTTCATCTTGAGTCAAAATTGACCTACAAGTCAAATTTGACTCAAGAGACGTCCGTGTAGTGATCGACTCACGCCTGACTAGGGTCGAAGACATGACGAGAGTGGATGGGCGATCGACGGGCGACCTGCGCCCGGTGAAGATCACGCGCGGGTGGCTGGACCACGCCGAGGGGTCGGTGCTGGTCGAGTTTGGCCGAACGCGGGTGCTCTGCGCGGCGAGTGTGACCGAGGGCGTGCCGCGCTGGCGGCGTGACTCGGGGCAGGGCTGGGTGACCGCGGAGTACGCGATGCTGCCGCGCGCGACGAACACGCGGAACGACCGGGAATCGGTGAAGGGCCGCATCGGCGGTCGTACGCACGAGATCTCGCGGCTGATCGGCCGTTCGATCCGCGCCGTCATCGACTACAAGGCGCTCGGCGAGAACACGATCGTGCTCGACTGCGACGTGCTGCAGGCCGACGGCGGCACGCGGACGGCGGCGATCACCGGTGCGTACGTCGCGCTCGCGGACGCCGTCGCCTACCTCGAGACGAAGAAGGCGCTCAGAGGCCAGGCCCTGAAGGACACGGTCGCCGCGATCTCGGTGGGCGTCGTGGACGGCGAGGCGCTGCTCGACCTCTGTTACGAGGAGGACGTGCGCGCCGAGACCGACATGAACGTGGTGATGACCGGCGACGGGCGCTTCGTCGAGGTGCAGGGAACGGCGGAGGGCGAGCCGTTCGACCGCAAGGACCTGGACGCGCTGCTGGAGCTCGCGGGCGCCGGCTGCGCCGAGCTGGCCCAGTTCCAGCGGGACGCGCTCGCGCGGACGCTGTGATGCCGCGCCTCGTCCTCGCCACGCACAACAAGAAGAAGCTGCTCGAGATCGAGCGCATCGTCGGCCCGCTGCTGCCGTCGCTCGAGGTGCTGACGCTCGACGACTTCGAGGCGTACGACGAGCCGGTCGAGAGCGAGCTCACGTTCGCCGGGAACGCACTGCTCAAGGCGCGGGCGGCCGTCGCCCGGACCGGGCTGCCCGCGTTGGCGGACGACAGCGGGCTCGCCGTCGACGCGCTGAACGGCATGCCCGGCGTGCTGTCCGCGCGGTGGGCGGGGAAGCCGAAGTCCGACGAGCGCAACAACGCGCTGCTGCTCGAGCAGATCGAGGACGTCCCGGACGAGTTTCGTGCGGCGGCGTTCGTCTCCGCGGTCGCGTTCGTGCTGCCGTCGGGCGAGGAGCAGGTGGTCGAGGGCCGCGTGCCGGGCGTGATCCTGCGCGCGGGGCGCGGCGAGGGCGGGTTCGGCTACGATCCGCTCTTCCTGCCCGACGGCGTCGACCAGACGATGGCCGAGCTGACCGCCGAGGAGAAGGACGAGCTCAGCCACCGCGGCCGCGCGTTGCGCGCGGTGGCTCCGTTGGTAGCCGCGGTGCTTTAGGGGCAGGGGCTAACCTCGAGATTTCAGGTGTTGGTGGGCGGCTTTGGCCTGTGAAGACGGACGTGCCTGTCCTGCCGGGGAGGCTTGGGATGGCGACGTCTCGAGTGATCTGGGGGCGGAAGGCACTCCGTTGGTGA is part of the Tenggerimyces flavus genome and encodes:
- a CDS encoding alpha/beta fold hydrolase; amino-acid sequence: MIARLLATAFAALLLATLVPAAAEAAPSIHRSGYVEVDGARLFYEVKGPRHAAHRTPVILVHGLSLDHRMWDQQFGVLASTFLTYRFDLRGHGRSDPVTAPVGLHDNVVGFMDALGIDRAHLVGQSLGGNAVTEVAATRPERVAKLVLIDSGINGFAYPTPNVLQRIPTYLEIDKQQGRAAALRAWLRDPLFATSFGDPKVRPQLEKIIGGCDCSLFFNPAFQIRPPTFSRLGQVRAKTLVLIGTLDEPEFQAASTALDTFIPRSTRIDLPGAGHMSNMERPLPVTLATLFFLAS
- a CDS encoding DUF2017 domain-containing protein; its protein translation is MTTGFRSRHGVVSATFVADEVRLLRGLVGELVELIYDDVPPRRSEVAEDSLAAIVGDLGSPEPPEDAVLQRLFPTAYEDDDESAGDFRRFTERGLRDGKVKNAELVLESLGDPEYSDQVTVSLNPEETQSWLRTFTDLRLALGTRLGVEQDDEDAWEKLPEEDPRRHVYGVYVWLGWVQESLIQSLS
- the clpS gene encoding ATP-dependent Clp protease adapter ClpS; its protein translation is MSTAPVELDEPEVDDVVLPDLPWVTIVWNDPINLMSYVTYVFQSYFGYSKKKAEKLMMDVHKKGKAIVSSGSREEMERDVEALHGYGLWATLQKTGSEKA
- a CDS encoding nicotinate phosphoribosyltransferase produces the protein MGRVTSLLTDQYELTMLRSALQSGTADRHAVFEVFGRRLPDGRRYGVVAGTGRLLEALEHFRFDESVLAYLREREIVDERTAAWLADYRFGGDIWGYPEGECYFPGSPILVVEGTFAEAVLLETLALSILNHDTAIASAASRMVVAAADRPIIEMGSRRTHERAALASARSAYLAGFASTSNLEAGRLYDIPTRGTSAHSFTLLHDTEQAAFEAQVAALGAGTTLLVDTYDVHAGVAAAVEAAGPSLGAVRIDSGDLLMLAHDVRAQLDSLGATKTRIVVSGDLDEYAIASLRAAPVDAYGVGTSVVTGSGAPTAELVYKLVARSESSDASSPMVGVAKRSAGKPTHKGRKWSLRRLDENDIATGEVISTRSVPEGDANDRPLLVQFVKAGEVIWTEPLSAARERHARSLAELPPTALKLSRGEPALHTTYEDS
- a CDS encoding nicotinamidase — translated: MTRALIVVDVQNDFCEGGSLAVNGGAEVAFDIGNLLRTWHEASLVEREYDFVVATRDHHVDPGAHFSATPDYVDTWPPHCVAGTDGAGFHPNLDPQPFDAVFSKGEHAAAYSGFEGFAQDGSGLAAWLRERSVDAVDVVGIATDHCVRATAVDAAREGFQTTVRLELTAGVALASTEAALTQMRETGCVLVGAPIVRP
- a CDS encoding Mov34/MPN/PAD-1 family protein, which encodes MLRIDRTTYEAIVAHARKDHPDEACGIVAGPEGSDRPERFVPMENAERSPTFFRFDPQEQFRVWRDLDDRDEEPVVIYHSHTATEAYPSRTDISYASEPGAHYVVVSTRADEGQGPVEFRSFRIVDSVVTEEDVEVVPPT
- a CDS encoding MoaD family protein — its product is MAIEVRIPTILRTYTGGSKVVEADGATLKELLDDLDAKHAGLRGRLVENDDLRKFVNVYVNDEDVRFRGGLGAALSDGDVITVLPAVAGG
- a CDS encoding PLP-dependent cysteine synthase family protein, which gives rise to MRFDSLLDAIGQTPLVGLPKFAPAENVRIWAKLEDRNPTGSVKDRAALRMVAEAEKEGRLRPGATILEPTSGNTGISLAMAAKLKGYRLVCVMPENTSEERRQLLRMWGAEIVSSPAAGGSNEAVRVAKGLAEEHPDWVMLYQYGNPANALAHYEGTAPEILADLPSVTHVVAGLGTTGTLMGVGRFFRENQPSVKIVAAEPRYGELVYGLRNLDEGFVPELYDARLIDSRFSVGPRDAVRRVRELLELEGMFVGISTGAVLHAAIAQAHLAAKAGERADVVAIVADGGWKYLSTGAYEGTLDAAEDTLEGQLWA
- the murI gene encoding glutamate racemase codes for the protein MADAPIGIFDSGFGGLTVARAVLDQLPHEPVLYLADTARYPYGEKRIADVRKYALESLDHMVDRGVKLLVIACNSASAAVLRDARERYDVPVVEVILPATRRAVAATRSGRVGVICTEATATAMAYNDAFAAAPQVTLSTRACPRFVPFVERGLTSGPELLQAAHEYLDPLAEVGIDTLVLGCTHYPLLTGVISYVMGDGVTLVSSADETAKEVYARLVGEGLERPADLPEPRHRFLTTGDPDSFMQIGGRFLGPEIRFVEELP
- a CDS encoding MBL fold metallo-hydrolase, encoding MRLTVIGSSGSFPGPNSAASCYLVESFDPEPYRLVLDLGNGALGPLASCTDIYGIDAVALTHLHPDHCIDLCAYYVARKYHPNGAQPQVPVFAPTGAADRMATAYGLPLKPGMREEFDFQNWVGGEKIRLGPFLVTVAPMAHPVEAYAIRVEQNGRTLVYSGDTGPTTALVDLARGADLLLTEASFLEGDDNPPDVHLTGREAAEHATLAGVRRLVLTHIPPWHDPLRVLADARPAYDHPIELAKPGATYDI
- a CDS encoding PadR family transcriptional regulator; the protein is MSAATRILVLGLLADGPKHGYEIRRWLETSEAELWTDVKRGSVYHALGSLERAGHAEIVEDASTPARTTYRLTDAGRSELRLLLRDGWQDLRGSYPRGLYTLLTFADPLPVEELHALRDRLREELRVWEKGTEAKRSLPNASLVAALMANGRAHLEADLALLDELSAAEPPSSPPS
- a CDS encoding L-2-amino-thiazoline-4-carboxylic acid hydrolase gives rise to the protein MIPSEVTWFSSPFLAALAPPDPDAVVATATEIVERQRHTAVDEPGLGILWFTALSIAGFRQLRETHDQEQSVEAFRHAFLDPFYAWVRDQTAAALDASANPVDVLREESKRREAHFFGRAFTFDRPQDDEHGYISVVRGCYYQRLLVAEGVPELLRTFCDFDTAWMDAADERRHGVRVERPTTFGYGGPSCWFVMTKLSEPAHA
- the rph gene encoding ribonuclease PH, translated to MTRVDGRSTGDLRPVKITRGWLDHAEGSVLVEFGRTRVLCAASVTEGVPRWRRDSGQGWVTAEYAMLPRATNTRNDRESVKGRIGGRTHEISRLIGRSIRAVIDYKALGENTIVLDCDVLQADGGTRTAAITGAYVALADAVAYLETKKALRGQALKDTVAAISVGVVDGEALLDLCYEEDVRAETDMNVVMTGDGRFVEVQGTAEGEPFDRKDLDALLELAGAGCAELAQFQRDALARTL
- the rdgB gene encoding RdgB/HAM1 family non-canonical purine NTP pyrophosphatase, encoding MPRLVLATHNKKKLLEIERIVGPLLPSLEVLTLDDFEAYDEPVESELTFAGNALLKARAAVARTGLPALADDSGLAVDALNGMPGVLSARWAGKPKSDERNNALLLEQIEDVPDEFRAAAFVSAVAFVLPSGEEQVVEGRVPGVILRAGRGEGGFGYDPLFLPDGVDQTMAELTAEEKDELSHRGRALRAVAPLVAAVL